CGGGCTCACCTCCAGCTCGCGCGCGGTCGCGGCAGCGCCGATGCGCAGGCCGTTGCCGTTCTGGACCTGGCGAACCCGGGCGATGCCGGACAGGTCCACCACCACGGCGGGCTTCAGGACGCCGTTCTTCATCTGGGGCAGGAGATCGGTGCCTCCGGCCACCAGCTTGGCCTCGGCGCCTCGCTCGGCGAGGATCTTCAGACAGTCTTCGACGGTGTTCGGCAGAACGAGATCGAATCGTCGCATGTTGTCTCCCGGGGGATCTGGCGCGCGCCCGTCATGATACACCGCGGTGGCGATCGGACCAACGCGGAGTCTACTATGCGGCTTCGAGCATCGTCAAACGCGGAGCCGCTCCGTTGACGGCGCTCCCGCGGGTCGGTATGCTCTCGCGTGCATCCGGCCATCGCGCATCGCGATGGCCGCTCTCTTCCGCCTGCGACGGCCGGTGCCTGCGCCGCGGAGACTCGTCATACGGAGGTTCGCCATGATGATGGCTCGATCGCGCGCGGGACTCTGGCTGGCGCTCGCGCTGGCGCTGCCGTCGTCGCCGGCGCCCGCGCTCGCCCGGTCCAACGTCGTCATTCTCTCCACCACGACCAGCACCCAGGACTCGGGCCTGCTCGACGTGCTGGTGCCGATGTTCGAGAGGAAGACCGGCCTCACCGTGAAGACCATCTCGGTCGGCACCGGCCAGGCCCTCGCCCTGGCCGCCCGCGGGGAGGCCGACGTCACGCTGGCCCACGCCCCGTCGGTCGAGAAGAAGTACGTCGAGGAAGGCAAGATGTCCAACCGCCGCCTCGTCATGTACAACGACTTCGTGATCATCGGCCCGCCCGCCGATCCCGCGAAGATCCGGGGCGTGCCGAAGGCGGTGGAGGCGCTCAAGCGCATCGCGGAGAGCCAGTCGCGCTTCGTCTCGCGCGGCGACAAGTCCGGCACCCACGTGCTGGAGCACCGGTTGTGGAAGCAGGCGGGCGTCGAGCCGAAGGGGGCCTGGTACATCGAGTCGGGGCAGGGTATGGGACAGACCCTCGGCATCGCGAACGACCGCCGCGCCTACACCCTGACCGACCGCGGCACCTACCTCGCCTTCCAGAAGCGCGTGGACCTCCCGATCCTGGTCGAGAAGGACCGGCCGCTGCTGAACATCTACTCGGTGATGGAGGTCAATCCGGCCAACGGCCCGCGGGTCAATGCCGCGGGCGGCCGAGCGTTCGCCGAGTTCATCCTGGCGCCCGACACCCAGGCGGTCATCAAGACCTTCGGCGTCGACAAGTACGGCCAGCCCCTCTTCGTGCCGATCGCCGGCAAGAAGGACGAGGATCTCTAGGTCGTCGCCGAGGGCGCGGTGAGCCTCTTCGGCGAGGGCCTCCTCGAAGCGCTCCGGCTGCTCGTCGCCGGCGACCCGGAGGTCTGGCAGATCGCCTGGCTGTCGCTGCAGATCTCCGCGACCGCCACGCTGCTGTCGCTGCTCATCGGCGTGCCGATCGGCGCGCTGCTCGCGCTGTCACGCTTCCCCGGCCGCGCCCTCGCGGTGAGCCTGGTCAACACCGGCATGGGATTGCCGCCGGTGGTGGTCGGCCTCTTCGTGACGATCCTGCTCTGGCGCAACGGCGCGCTCGGCTTCCTCGAATTGCTCTACACGCCGGCCGCGATGATCGCCGGCCAGCTGGTCATCGCGGCGCCGATCGTGACCGGCCTCACCCTGGCCGCGGTCCAGCAGGTGCCCGAGGCGTTCCGCCTGCAGATGCTGGGGCTCGGGGCCTCGCGGATCCAGATGATCTGGGTGCTGCTCAAGGAAGCGCGGCTGCCGATGCTGGCCGCGGTGATGGCCGGCTTCGGCGGCGTGATCTCCGAGGTCGGCGCCTCCATGATGCTCGGCGGCAACATCAAGGGCTCGACGCGCGTGCTGACCACCGCCACCGTGCTCGAGACCGGCAAGGGCAACTTCGACCTCGCCATCGCGCTGTCGGTGATCCTGCTCGTGATCACCTTCCTGGTGAACTGGGCGCTCAGCTGGATCCAGCAGCGCCGCCGCGCCTAGCGGTCGCTCGTCGAAGCGCGAGACCGTCCGCCG
This genomic stretch from Candidatus Methylomirabilota bacterium harbors:
- a CDS encoding ABC transporter permease: MSLFGEGLLEALRLLVAGDPEVWQIAWLSLQISATATLLSLLIGVPIGALLALSRFPGRALAVSLVNTGMGLPPVVVGLFVTILLWRNGALGFLELLYTPAAMIAGQLVIAAPIVTGLTLAAVQQVPEAFRLQMLGLGASRIQMIWVLLKEARLPMLAAVMAGFGGVISEVGASMMLGGNIKGSTRVLTTATVLETGKGNFDLAIALSVILLVITFLVNWALSWIQQRRRA
- a CDS encoding substrate-binding domain-containing protein, translating into MMMARSRAGLWLALALALPSSPAPALARSNVVILSTTTSTQDSGLLDVLVPMFERKTGLTVKTISVGTGQALALAARGEADVTLAHAPSVEKKYVEEGKMSNRRLVMYNDFVIIGPPADPAKIRGVPKAVEALKRIAESQSRFVSRGDKSGTHVLEHRLWKQAGVEPKGAWYIESGQGMGQTLGIANDRRAYTLTDRGTYLAFQKRVDLPILVEKDRPLLNIYSVMEVNPANGPRVNAAGGRAFAEFILAPDTQAVIKTFGVDKYGQPLFVPIAGKKDEDL